The stretch of DNA CCTCTTCCAGTAAGCAGGGCACTCAGTGTCCGCTCCCCAAGGGCCTTGATGTCCAGGAAAGGTTTATTCCCAATGCCCATGGAGACCATCTGCTGCACTCGGAGCTCTAGGGAACAGAGACCCTGTTACCAACCTCCTTTTGCCCTTTCTCTGCTCCAGCCCTAGCATTGTTTTGGTtgattcttccttttgctccttcTCAACTCTTATTTCTCCCTCTCATGTCTCTGgcatctcttctttctcttgcGGGTGACACAGATGGAGATAGTGGTCCTCAACCTCCTCGAACATCTGTCTCTTTCCTCTTGCATGCTGCATCCTGCCCATTTACCATTCCAGCCCTCCAACTTTTCTTCTTATGCTCATGTTCTTCCCTTTATCTTGGGTGTTAAGAGCAAAACTCACATTTTTACATACCACTACAGTTTATAAGTACTTCCACATATAATTCTCCCTATCACACTGAGATGCAGatattactttcctttttttttcccagatgaGCAGAATGAAGTTCAGagaattgaaagaagaaaaaaacccagcaaaACCCCCAAAGCCAAAATAGAAAACGAGTTCATGTCACAGAGTTAAGTTCTAGAACACAGGTCCAGTGTAtactttctcactctcttctgcCCAGCCATgtgctttttcttccctgaaatttGCTAgattcctctttccttctggtaCACCTTAGACTAATTCGTATCTCAGCAGTCTCTCTCAGATCACATCCTGAAACTTCTCATaagtcatttctctttctctttcctccatccTATTTTCCCATGTGTTCTCCACACTTTCCACCTAACCTGCCATAACCTTGACCCCAAGCACACCCTCCCCCAGCTTCGCCTGTTACCCTTGTTatgggctgcctgtctccataGCAGCTGGGCAATAGAACTTGTCCACTTGAGTTTGATCTCTGGTGAAGCTGCCTGCAGAGTGTATGCCTCCCGTGCCCGCCGCCGCCGAAACCACAGCTCAAAGCAGAGCCCACTGTCCCCGATGTTTTCTGTTAGTCCCATGTCAGCAGTCtgagaaagagcaaaggagaGTGGGTAAGGATGGAGTGAGTTCTGGCTAGATGGTACCACATGGAAAAGCATTACACTTAGCCTGGCATCTGgtagatgttcagtaaatgtttgctcaACACCTACCATTGGCCAACTGCTCTACATTTAGTTTCTATAGCAACCATAATTTATAGAAGGGGAATGCCCAGAGTCatgaagcaacttgcccaagcAAGGGTTTATCATAGCTTATTAGAGAAGGAAGGTTCAAACCACATCTTTTATTCCAAAATTAGGCTTTTTTCTCTATACTGTACTCTGCCGCCCCGTCCCGAAGAGCTGGAACTAGTGAATGGGGACAAAGTCTAGAAACCCTTAGAATCATGCTACATAGCCATAGGTTGCTATTGATGTTTATCTGGGTACCAGGGCTGTTTCCCTAAAGCAAGTCCTCCCTCCTCTTGGCTTCTTCAGTTCCATCATGCTAAGCTATATACACAGTGTCCTTTCTCCCATCCCCCAGGGACCATGTGTGTTCTTGATGGGAGGGGTCCTCCTTCTTTCTGGCTTGGAATGCCTCATGAGTCTTCTgaatgaaagataaggaaaagcTCAAGGAGTAGACTGACGATGGTCTTCTCTCACCCTCACACCCAACTGCTGGTTGGTTATAGGCCAAAATCTGTTCTAGATGATGCAGATTCTGAACGTGGGTTGGGCTGAATTTACAGAACATCCTGAGTTCTCAAGAAGAACATGACTTCCTGTCCTATTCCCCCCGCCAGCCCTCCTTCCTGCAGGCATTGTACCTTAAAGGCCTGTTTGTAAACAAAGATCTCTGACCCCCCCTCAGAGCCTTTGAGCTTGCTGAACAGGAGGAGGTGCTCGAAGAGAAAGACATGGCGAAGGCACTTCTTTCGGCCACAGATGACAGTGAAGGGATCCCGGTGCAGGAGCTGTCCTTGTTCCTTCAGATCTGTctgtagaaaggaaaaaacataattGGCCCTGGAGCCCTTTGTGTATACTTTATGGGGAGGAAAAATGCAATTTATGGGGCAAGGACTTAATGACAAATTCTCAGAGAGAGTCAGGAAGTCAGGGAAGCCCTTGGCCTAGAATCCACCTACTGGTCACTGTTTCCTGGCCTAGCAGCACAGCCTGCCTCTGAAGGTGGAAGGCACATTGTGTAGTAGGGTTTATAGCCTCTCATGTGGAAGCCTTTGAATATTGGGGACCAAAGCACCATTTTGCCCCAGGAAGAGAATAAGCAAAGAATTGATGGGGAAAGAAGTCTACCAGAGGAAGTAGGTTTTCAACCTGTTCTGGAACCTCACAACAGGAAAGAGATTATGTAGAGGAGAATAAGGTATGTGTGAGTGTTGAGATGCAGAAAGAAGGCAGAGTAGATAGGTAAAGATAAGAATTAGGAAAGGAATAGGTAAGTGCAGGCAGATGTAGGATCTTGGGATGTTGGGCAGAAGTCCAGTGAAGTTCAGTCACTTGACTCTGGCCAATCAGCTGGTTAAAAATTAGAGCTTTGGGCCCTCTGACCTTGAGTCTAGTTCTCTTTTCACTGGCCCACATTGCTCTGGGGCCACAGGGCTAGGCAGTTTGAGCTGGAGTGACCGGAGCCCTGGCCTCACCTCACAGCCACGCACTGCCTCCACGGCCAGCAGGTCTCTACCACGGGTCTCTTGTTCCCGAAGCAGCTGCACTGCGGCCCCAAGGGCCTGGCGCTCAGAACTCAGCTCATGCCCAGCTTCCCTTAGGAGCTCCTCCAAGAGCCGCCCATACCGAGCCAGATGTTCCAGGGGCtgctgcagggccctgggcagtTGAGGCCCACACTCTGTAGAGCCCTGGGTTGGGATGGAGACAGACAGGGATTAGGGAAGGGACTGGAGGTGGTGGGGACTGAGCTCTGTGGGGCGGGTGGTATTCCAGGCTTCTGGGGATAGGTGAAGCTCAGATATACCCAAAGGTAAGGTGAAAACCTTTCCCCAGAAAGACAGCAGGTGGGGGGCTACAGGAGATTCAGTCATCCTCTGTATTTTGATGGGGCATAGAGGAGGAATACAAGTAATCCCTTATGTCCTCTGGCTTTTAACTTTTGAAGTCACTTTCCCATCTTTTGTTGTGAGGTCTTTTGATCCTCAGAATACTCTGTGAGTTAGATATAGTGAACATTGCCCCCGCTTATCAGTgtagaaacagaggctcagaagaACCAAGAGTCTTGTCCAGTAGTTCCTCAGGTGGACTAGATAAGAACCTAGGTTCTAGGAGGTTATTGGTAGGTGATGTTCCTGGGCACATCCAGGAAAGCTTTTTCCCCTGAGAGATTTTGAGCTTGGGTGGATTTTAGGTCTTTGTGGCCCCACCCCTTCTCATGAGGATTGGCGAAAAGGTTACCTTGGCTGGGGGGCCCAGTGCAGACAGAGCATTTTCCAGTTTGTGTCGGTGCTTCACGTACTGAGCATAAAGGCTGAACTGGTCCCCCTGTGCCATTAGAGAAGAAATAAGATCCCTGCAGAAAAGaccccttcttctcctcctccacatcctcactgtaGCCCAAAGGAGGGTCACCATGGCACACTCTGCCAAGGGAACGACCGACTGCCACGGAGATAGTGACGGTCAGGCAGCACTCGTGGACAGGGACCCAGAGGGACCCAGGAAGTAGCACTAGGCTCCAgagtcttggaccacacattttAGTAGGGATGAGTTAGGGGACAGAGGCTAAGAAGGAGGTTCAAGTGGGTGGGGCTGAAACATGACCTGGAAGAAGTTTCACAGGATCACTCACGTGGCGAAGGAAGCAGGCCCCAATTCTCAGGGGGTGGGTGGCACAACCCTGAAGCTCCCGCAAAAAGTGTGTCCGATGGAAGCTGCGAAGCCTCTCCCGGACACTCAGGGCGGCGGCCCAGGTGCCCCGAAGCTCAGGGGTCAGCTCACACCCAGGAGGTGGCACTGGCTCACTCAAAGTGGCCACATACTCCTGCTCACAGGCAATCAACTCAGACACCAGACGCTGCTGGGCACTGCAGGTAAAACAAAGAGTGGCAGAGGAGACTGGGGCATGTGAAGGAGTCACCACCCCCAACAACGTCATGTTCTTTTCCTGCTGAGCAGTTGGGACTGCATCTTAGGCCCTGGTTGAGCTGGACTCTCACCTGATGCTTCGCTTGCGCTCCATCCGGGGGGTGCCTACTCCCCAGGGCCCATCTGGCCCCCCGGCCCGGCCTAGCAGCACGTGTTCCCGGGGTGAGCATGTCCTATCTACCACCTCGGTACTGGTGACCTCCAGGCCTCGGATCAGCACAGTCCTTGGTGGTCTGCCCTCTGCTTCTGGAGACAGTTCAGGGCCCTCCTCCTCATTGTCCTCCCCACAGGGAGCCAGAGAGCAGTGGGATGGGGCTGCCAgtgccccagggctgctggggagcagcagggaggtgAGACTGGGTGAGGGGCTGTGGGGACCCCGCTGGGCCCCTCCACTGCTAGCACTGTCTGCCCGCCGTCGCCGGTGGCCTCGTGGActggcctcctctcccagctgtTGCTGAATCCTTTTCTCCAGCTCTTGGCAGCGGGCCCGGCAGCGGCCCCAttctctcagggctgctgggctACCCAGGTCCAGGGCCAGGGCTCGCATCTCCTGGAAGGTGCCGGCACTGGGCTCCGGTGCCCGTCgcagggccagggctgccaaCACTGCCTCTCGACCCGGCCCTGCTCCTGCTAGCCTGGCAGAGCCTTCATCCACCCATTCATGTGCCTACAAGACCAAAGAGgttaggggtggggagaggaaggagtggaATCCTGTGCTGCTCCCTTATGCTGCCTGATGATAGCTGTTGGCTTCTTTCACAATGGCTTCCCAATGCTCACCACCCCCCCAGGCTTCTCAGTACATGTCCCCATCACTGCCTGACCAGGCCACTTTAAACTGGTGTGGAGATggcagcccaaatgaaagaacaccaATACACACAATTTGCCACTGGCAGGCTCTGCACTAAGTGCTTTTTTATATGGCTTATAATCCTCACGGAGTCCTGCGAGGTAGGTGCCCATGGAGGCACACTTGGGCTTGGTATCTTGTCTCAGGCCATTTAGCAagtaggtggcagagccagcaGGTGAAGCCAGGGAGATGGCCACCTGAGTCCCTGCTTTTAACAACTACCCAATCAGCCTCTTTAGACAAAAGGAAGACAATGGCGGCCGTGGAAGGATGAAGCTGTGCACACACCTGCTGGAAGAAGCGCTGTAGCCGCAGGGCTCGGTGGAGGCCACTCTCAACTTGTTCCAGCCGCTGCTCAAAGATATCCAGAACCTTCTGGGAGGCAGCATCGTCCTCCAGGGCCAGGGCCTCCCGTGCCTGAGCCAGGCGCTCCTGGAGAAGGGAGGCTACGCTCAGACCTGGCCCTCATTCCCACCCAGCCGCCCCTTCCTCCCCAATGTCTCGCtcacctgcccctctcccactccTCACCTGAACCTCAGCACTGAAAGCCCGGAATCGGAGCTCTGTCTCCTGCAGGGCAGACAGGCAATCCCCTGGTGCAGTGAAGCTGGCCAGCTGCTCCTCCCCTGGACCTGCTAGCCATTGCAGCACCTGGGGCAAGCAGGGTGGAAGAGTGGGActgtgagggaggaagaggctTGCAGAGGGTAGGAAAGGGAAGCTGAGATCCTGTTCAACCCCATCACCCCAATCAGCAGAACCTTGGGCGAACTGTTTCATCTCAGCTATAAAGTGGGGATGCTAACAGCGGATGGCACAGTGTGCTATCCGCTTTGTGCCGAGATCTTTGTGAAGCAGCAGATGAAAGGGAAGCTGGGCACGCGGGTTAGGGCTCCAGGGCTGTGCCGTGATGAAATCAATAAAACTGATGTGAGCCCGAGACAGGATGAGGGGATGAGGACCGAATTGAGGACCAGGAGAAATTTCACATTTTCTGAGCCCAGTGATGGGTGGAGAGATGGCTCAGGAGGtggtattgtgtgtgtgtgtgtgtgtgtgtgcgcgcgcacacgtGAGCCTGCATATGCAGGCACGTGCATGCAGCTGTAGTTGCCTATTACAGGCTCGAGGGACTCACTGGATACAGGATGTTTGGCCAAAAAGGTAAGTTTTTCCTCTGAAGAAAGGCTGGAAGCTGGGTGAGACAGCTGAGCATAAGTCAGGGTGTTCCCAGTAACCAAGGCCAACAGTGAATGCTTCCATGGTGTTTTGCTTGATTCGTTTGTTATCCTGACACCCCTATACATGTGATTAGCATCCCCATTCTACTGATGAGGACTTGGGAATTCAGAGACACTTTCAGACTCGCCCAACATTTCACTCCCAGCAGAACTGAAACTCAAGCTGAGCACTTTAGCCTTTAAATCCTGTGTGCTAACAGTTTTTAAGCAGTGGGAGAAAAGAActaataaacaagcaagcaaacataCAGTAAGATGTATAACCCTTTGGATACTGGGATGGAGAGAGCCAATATGCAGAAATCCCAGGAAACAGAGAGCCCTGctactaccccccaccccccactgctccCACCTTTTGACACTGGCCCTTAATTGACCCTCCCCGATGCCCACATGAAAGTCAGTGAGGTCAATTGACTCACCACGCTTGGCACTAGGGAGGAGCAATGAAATTTCAAAGCCCTCTCTAACCCACACAGTAGAGTGGGGAGCACACCCCTATGGGGCTCTTAACCATAAGAGTAAAGTCAAGATTCAGAGAAGCCAGCCTTATCACTGAATCTTCCACACAAAGAGGCCTTGGTTCCCAAGGCATCTAGGGAGGGCTTCCATTGCCCTCTCCTTCCAAGGGGCCTTTCCAGCCTCAGGTCTGGAGGACGACATTGTATAGAGTTGAGGAGCCATGGCTgtgggctcagtgggttgagcactggcctgcaaagggcagccgactgatgtttctccctcttcttctccctccttttccctctctgaagatgaacaaacaaaatcttaaaaaaaaaggaagagctgAGGGAACATGGGTGGCAGTATAGATAAAGAGCAGGtatcaatagacatttattgtttttaagcaAAGGAGGCAGGCACTCCAGGATCAATCAGCTCTTCCCAGACCCCCTACGATACCAACCATCTCTCACAATCTTTAAGGGTCCTTGGTCAAACATGAACAGTGCAGAGGGGGAGACTTTGCTGGTCTTGCGATGCTATCTCCCTCCTGTCGACTCTCACACTGACCATGACCAACCTCCaggggaggtgagagagggaAGGCTAGCCAACCAAGCCAGGTTAGGAGAACACCATCACCTCTATCAGTGGAAAGGGGGTGCTgaaggccaggcccccaggccaaGTGAGAGAGGTCCAGGGGTCCTGGTTCACCTGCTGGAGTCGGCGCAGGCGCTGCCGCTGCTCCTGCTGTTGCACGTGCAGGTTGGACAGGCGCACAAGCTGATGAATGGCTTCGTCCACCTCCTGGTACAGTGTAGCTGGGCCTGGGCCCTCCAGCCTGGGAAAGGAGTGGGGCAGAATGAATCACTGCCCTTGTTTATCAAGTCCCCTTACCCTAttccatccttgcatccctataAGAGGTGGAGAGTATCATGGGTCATTGTATaggcctggatttgaatcctgactttttcatttattgactAACCTTGGCCAAGACATTGAACACTTCTGATCTCCCAAATCCCCATTTTTATCATAATATGTAGACACCCTATGGGAGTTATGAGATAAGTGGAAAAGCATGGTATCTTGTCCAGATGACACATGCTCTGTAAcagtgccctggctagtgtggctcactggactgagcaccggactgtgaagcaaggggttgccagttcgattcccagtcagggcacatgcctgggatgcaggccaggcccctagtagGTGGCACATGAgttgcaaccacacactgatacacattgatgtttccctttctctctttctctttcccttactctctttctaaaactagataaataaatcttttttttaaaaagagaatgatcTGACAGCTAAGGTTATCGGCAGTCCCCGGTTGTGTCTCCACCCACCACATCCACCTGCCCCAGCACATCCGTCCGTCTCCCATACTTGCTGCTGTGGGTGGAGCGCAGCCTCATCAGGATGGCTCCCCCATCCTTCTGTAGCTCTGTCAGCCAGGGATCTGCCAGCACCTTTTGTAGGGGCTCAGGCATTCCTACCGCCTCCTGGGAGCAGGAAGCAGTTGATGGTTGAGGTTCTACCACAGTTCCCACCACAGTCCCCACCCCGTGCCCTTTTGTCCCATCTCACTTCAtacctctccttctggcactgtcACTGCCTCCAGTTCCGAAATGGCTTGGCGTACAGAGCCCAGCACTCCTCGGCACAGACGGCACAGCCTTGCCActtcctgaaacacacacacagggatgAAGTCCAGGGATAGTCTAGGATAAGGAGCCTGAGCTCTTGGGTGGACATGGGGCAGCCCCAGAAGCTTTTACAGAGGCAATGCTGACTTCAGTTCCTGAATTCGTTGCTTACTGACTGGGTCACCTTGGGAAGGTCTAGAaacctccctgaacctcagtttcctcaactctAAGATCTGGATAAGACATAAGGGTTTCGTGAAGTTTAAAGAGATGCTGCTACATAAGCACCCAGCGTGGGCCTGGCACACTGTGAAGCTTAGTAAACACGAgtctcctctcctctgtctcccttaCCCTGTAAAACCCTCTACTCAGCCTAGTTAGATCCAGGTCCCAGGTACACAGCTTAGAGATCATGTTATAGGCCTCCTGTAATACTTGGCTGAGATCATGTTTATACCTCTTTTCTTGAATACTCACAGCACTTAAGTTCAGAGAACCAGAGATTACATCACAATGGATGTCTTTTGTGGGTGACAATCCCAAGGCTGCGATGTTGGTGCAGGAAGCAGGTACAGAAAGCCACCGTCTCAGGAAGTGGGGTGCAAgcacttatccaaggtcacatggACCCAGAACCAGACTTCCTGACTCTCAGCTCTTTCTAGAACCCCAGTGATGCTATTTCACACTGCTCTCTAGTAGTTTCTGACTTATCTCCCACCGAAAATCATATGCAGCTTCGTGGCATGTTAAGAATTTATTTCATATGCTCATCCCATTGTACATGCACAATATTCTGCTCATGGTTTATGAGCCATAagtttatttgttgaattgaatggGAGGGAAACCACGTTTTTTCCAATCCCTTGGTCAAGTTTCAGTTCTGCCTTGTCTCCTAGAATGTTCTCAGCTTGGTCATTCTTGGCTCCCAGTCTTCTGGGTGGAGGAGGTGTAGCTCACCTGGTGTACCTCTACCCAGTGGCCTGGAGAGGACTCCCTGTGACCTCCCAAGTCCCACTGCAGCTCCTCTGGCTTGGCCACTCTTTTCAGATCATTCTCTGACAGCAACTCAGCACCCTGTAGACACATGAAGGCAGGGGTTTCTTGCTTGGGCATTGCCCCCTGGGAGTCCAGCCAGGCTCTTCTCTCTCCACTACTGCGGCGCACTACGTGGGAGTGAGGGGCTCAAACCTGAAATCCATGGATCTCAGTCGGAGAGTCATTATGACTGAGAAGGAGCAGCCGCTGAATGATGGGGGGGTCTCCTAAGTCCTAAAGGAGGGAAGAATAACCCTAAGTTGTGGGGAATGGGGTAGCCTGGGATGGCCACTAGGGAAGAGTTGGGATCAGGAGAAGGATGTGTCTCAAGGGGTTGGTTACCTGAAGTTGACTCAGGACGGGAATGAGTGCGGGAGGCAGGGGAGGTGCCTTGCGAAGGTCCAGCAGGACAGACAGCCCCAGTATCTGTAAATCGGGCCTGCGGGAACAGGAAGAGCCAAGGaggccatgtgtgtgtgtgtgtgtgtgtgtgtctgttgagGGGACAgtggcacagggcctggccttAGTGTTATTGGGTTTCAGAAGTTAGTCCCTGGTATGTTTGGGAGCCAATGGGCAAGTCTGGGATGTGTGTCCAAGAAGCAGTGTGACCTAGCAATCAGGAGTCCATATTCATGTGGTTATTGGGTCACAGGAACAGAGTATAGAAAATTAAGAATTCTACGCTCTGGAGGGTCTAAATTCAAAGTCAGCATGTAGCACGGTCCCTAATAGGTTcctggtgctcaataaatagttgctgAATAAGTGAATCAGTGTCCTGATAATCTAGGCAGTGTGTTGGGGTAGTGAAAAGCAGCAATGTTGATTTTCAGAGTCGATGTAGATATCCTGGAGGTTTAGGGTGAGTAAAGTCAGAAGTCAATGATTTGAAAATGTGAGGATTGAAGGAGCAGGTGTCCTAGATGTCAGGAGGTCACTGTCCTAAGATGAGAAGAGGTCCAAGTCCTCATGACCCAGGAGGTTAGTGTCCAGGGTACCAGCAATGCGCCTCTGTTACCTGAGCAGTGAGTGCAGGTAATGAAGAGCAGTGCTCAGCGTGTCTCTGGAGGGCGGGGGCTCCTCAGGAGGGCACGGTGGAGTGATGGTCAGCAGAGCTCGCCCACTCTGGTCGACCCCTCCTGAGAACACAAAATGGCCAGGCTGTCCTGGCTGGGGGCTACCTCCCATCCGCTCCACCACTCTCTGCAGCCCACTCCaacctcttctctttctttgacCCCTTTCCCTTCAACCATGATGCCCACTGACCAGTCAGCACGAGGAATCCAGATGCCATCAAGTCCCAAGCTATGTCAGGGTCATCAGAGATAGAGACTAGAGGGGACTCTTCTGGGATCCTGTCCTCTTGCACTTCCTGCACATCTTCCAGAGTTGGTGCTGGGGGATCAGCAGGGAGCCCTTCGGGACCTGTGGGTCCTATACAGACACAGACAGAGCTATGGGCCTGACATGAGACCAGGTATGGCTGTTCCActcccagcctctcctctgctcctgctccagccccCTTCCCAAGGCCTAACCTACACTGGTCCTTGCCCCACTGACCTCAGTATCATCTCACCTGCTGTGCACACCAGGCTCAGGCCCTTCTGCTCCCTCTCTCTGGCTTTCTCGTCTATAGGTCCACATGCTTCCGGGGGCCAAGGCTCTTTCTCATCCGCTGGTTTGAGCTCCTCTTTTGGCTCAGACTCTGATTTCTCTGAACCTTCATGGACCTCCTTAACCAGGCCACCTCCTGGAAGCTCATTTGGTGAGGGCAAACTGATGAGGGCTTCTTGTTGGCTGGTCTCTTCCTTGTTCCCAGAGCTCAGCAGGACAGGAACACTGTCCCCTACTCGGCTTAGAACCCCTCTGC from Phyllostomus discolor isolate MPI-MPIP mPhyDis1 chromosome 1, mPhyDis1.pri.v3, whole genome shotgun sequence encodes:
- the ARHGEF40 gene encoding rho guanine nucleotide exchange factor 40 isoform X4, which codes for MDSLRQEPEPVEDCVQSTLAALYPPFEATAPTLLGQVFQVVERTYREDALKYTLDFLVPAKHLLAKVQQEACAQYSGFLFFHEGWPLCLHEQVVVQLAALPWQLLCPGDFYLQVVPSAAQAPRLVLKCLAPGGGRVQELPVPNEACAYLFTPEWLQGINKDRPTGRLSTCLLSAPSGIQRLPWAELICPRFVHKEGLMVGHQPSTLPPELPSGPPGLPSPPLPEEALGTRSPGDGHNAPAEEPEGEYVELLEVTLPMMGSPMDAGDSSGLTRTRTVPTRKGAGGKGRHRRHRAWMHQKGLGPRDQDGARPPGEGSSSGASLGSPPGAEVLPEAAAQEVSEAPAEVLGEASELCPLRPGEVGGGAGQGAEGPPGTPRKGKGNRRKKRAAGRGVLSRVGDSVPVLLSSGNKEETSQQEALISLPSPNELPGGGLVKEVHEGSEKSESEPKEELKPADEKEPWPPEACGPIDEKAREREQKGLSLVCTAGPTGPEGLPADPPAPTLEDVQEVQEDRIPEESPLVSISDDPDIAWDLMASGFLVLTGGVDQSGRALLTITPPCPPEEPPPSRDTLSTALHYLHSLLRPDLQILGLSVLLDLRKAPPLPPALIPVLSQLQDLGDPPIIQRLLLLSHNDSPTEIHGFQGAELLSENDLKRVAKPEELQWDLGGHRESSPGHWVEVHQEVARLCRLCRGVLGSVRQAISELEAVTVPEGEEAVGMPEPLQKVLADPWLTELQKDGGAILMRLRSTHSSKLEGPGPATLYQEVDEAIHQLVRLSNLHVQQQEQRQRLRRLQQVLQWLAGPGEEQLASFTAPGDCLSALQETELRFRAFSAEVQERLAQAREALALEDDAASQKVLDIFEQRLEQVESGLHRALRLQRFFQQAHEWVDEGSARLAGAGPGREAVLAALALRRAPEPSAGTFQEMRALALDLGSPAALREWGRCRARCQELEKRIQQQLGEEASPRGHRRRRADSASSGGAQRGPHSPSPSLTSLLLPSSPGALAAPSHCSLAPCGEDNEEEGPELSPEAEGRPPRTVLIRGLEVTSTEVVDRTCSPREHVLLGRAGGPDGPWGVGTPRMERKRSISAQQRLVSELIACEQEYVATLSEPVPPPGCELTPELRGTWAAALSVRERLRSFHRTHFLRELQGCATHPLRIGACFLRHGDQFSLYAQYVKHRHKLENALSALGPPAKGSTECGPQLPRALQQPLEHLARYGRLLEELLREAGHELSSERQALGAAVQLLREQETRGRDLLAVEAVRGCETDLKEQGQLLHRDPFTVICGRKKCLRHVFLFEHLLLFSKLKGSEGGSEIFVYKQAFKTADMGLTENIGDSGLCFELWFRRRRAREAYTLQAASPEIKLKWTSSIAQLLWRQAAHNKELRVQQMVSMGIGNKPFLDIKALGERTLSALLTGRAARTRASVAVSSFEHAGPSLPGLSPGACSLPARVEEEAWDLDVKQISLAPETLDSSGDASPGPRNSPSLQPPNPGSSTPTLATGGILGLSRQSHAPSLE
- the ARHGEF40 gene encoding rho guanine nucleotide exchange factor 40 isoform X2 is translated as MDSLRQEPEPVEDCVQSTLAALYPPFEATAPTLLGQVFQVVERTYREDALKYTLDFLVPAKHLLAKVQQEACAQYSGFLFFHEGWPLCLHEQVVVQLAALPWQLLCPGDFYLQVVPSAAQAPRLVLKCLAPGGGRVQELPVPNEACAYLFTPEWLQGINKDRPTGRLSTCLLSAPSGIQRLPWAELICPRFVHKEGLMVGHQPSTLPPELPSGPPGLPSPPLPEEALGTRSPGDGHNAPAEEPEGEYVELLEVTLPMMGSPMDAGDSSGLTRTRTVPTRKGAGGKGRHRRHRAWMHQKGLGPRDQDGARPPGEGSSSGASLGSPPGAEVLPEAAAQEVSEAPAEVLGEASELCPLRPGEVGGGAGQGAEGPPGTPRKGKGNRRKKRAAGRGVLSRVGDSVPVLLSSGNKEETSQQEALISLPSPNELPGGGLVKEVHEGSEKSESEPKEELKPADEKEPWPPEACGPIDEKAREREQKGLSLVCTAGPTGPEGLPADPPAPTLEDVQEVQEDRIPEESPLVSISDDPDIAWDLMASGFLVLTGGVDQSGRALLTITPPCPPEEPPPSRDTLSTALHYLHSLLRPDLQILGLSVLLDLRKAPPLPPALIPVLSQLQDLGDPPIIQRLLLLSHNDSPTEIHGFQGAELLSENDLKRVAKPEELQWDLGGHRESSPGHWVEVHQEVARLCRLCRGVLGSVRQAISELEAVTVPEGEEAVGMPEPLQKVLADPWLTELQKDGGAILMRLRSTHSSKLEGPGPATLYQEVDEAIHQLVRLSNLHVQQQEQRQRLRRLQQVLQWLAGPGEEQLASFTAPGDCLSALQETELRFRAFSAEVQERLAQAREALALEDDAASQKVLDIFEQRLEQVESGLHRALRLQRFFQQAHEWVDEGSARLAGAGPGREAVLAALALRRAPEPSAGTFQEMRALALDLGSPAALREWGRCRARCQELEKRIQQQLGEEASPRGHRRRRADSASSGGAQRGPHSPSPSLTSLLLPSSPGALAAPSHCSLAPCGEDNEEEGPELSPEAEGRPPRTVLIRGLEVTSTEVVDRTCSPREHVLLGRAGGPDGPWGVGTPRMERKRSISAQQRLVSELIACEQEYVATLSEPVPPPGCELTPELRGTWAAALSVRERLRSFHRTHFLRELQGCATHPLRIGACFLRHGDQFSLYAQYVKHRHKLENALSALGPPAKGSTECGPQLPRALQQPLEHLARYGRLLEELLREAGHELSSERQALGAAVQLLREQETRGRDLLAVEAVRGCETDLKEQGQLLHRDPFTVICGRKKCLRHVFLFEHLLLFSKLKGSEGGSEIFVYKQAFKTADMGLTENIGDSGLCFELWFRRRRAREAYTLQAASPEIKLKWTSSIAQLLWRQAAHNKELRVQQMVSMGIGNKPFLDIKALGERTLSALLTGRAARTRASVAVSSFEHAGPSLPGLSPGACSLPARVEEEAWDLDVKQISLASPPAPETLDSSGDASPGPRNSPSLQPPNPGSSTPTLATGGILGLSRQSHAPSLE